GGCGTCGAGGCGTACCTCGATACCAGCTATGGAGTCATCCTCATTGATTAGGCTGGAAGAGACGTAGGCATCTATCAGAGCCCATGCCTTGTCCCGGATGTCGAGTGCCACCTCGTCGTCTTCCCAGTCGACCGGGTTCTTCTGCAACTCGCGGTCCCATGCTTCGTCCAGTACCAGTCTGAGTTCCTCGTACTGGTGTTTCTCGTTGCTCCAGCGCCAGTGGTTGAAACGCTGGAGCACGGCATGCACGACCTTGCCCAGGTGAAGGGCTGGCGTGCTCTGCGAGGGGATACGGGCGATGTAGCGAAAGTAGTGCTTCCTCCTGCACTGCTGCCAGCACGACAAGCGTGAGGCGGACAGGTACTCCAGTGCATGGGTTACATCCGGCACACGTTCTTCCACAGGCTTGGCAAGGGCGCTCATCGCGCTCCTCCTTTCCTCGCCTGCTTACGCGGGGCTGGGTATAGCTCGAAGAGCAGGTCGATCAGCCCGGACGCCTCCAGCTTGTTGAGCTGGTGCAGGGACTTGGCGAAGCGCTGGTCAGCCAGAAGCTCCACCTCTCCGGGATCGATGCGACGCTCGTCGATGATCTTGTTGATCAGGTCACGTTGCTTGGGCGAGCACACCCAGCTAGGCTGTTGCATGTTCACCACGTTAGCTGGCTGCTGTGTCTGCTGCTGAACTGGTGCTTGAGGAGTCACAGCGGAAGCAGTGTTGGTCTCCATACCGTAGTCACCCGGCGGGACGAACCCTGGCTGCAGTATCTGTTGGTCGACGTTTTGCTGGAGTGTCGCGTAC
Above is a genomic segment from Rubritalea squalenifaciens DSM 18772 containing:
- a CDS encoding PD-(D/E)XK nuclease family protein — its product is MSALAKPVEERVPDVTHALEYLSASRLSCWQQCRRKHYFRYIARIPSQSTPALHLGKVVHAVLQRFNHWRWSNEKHQYEELRLVLDEAWDRELQKNPVDWEDDEVALDIRDKAWALIDAYVSSSLINEDDSIAGIEVRLDAELEELPPLMGILDLVHGDRRIVDYKTAAKSPSDGCAKLVHSTQLGVYAILYRHCTGEKECGLELHHLVKTKVPKVHVTRMDPVSDEEIANTIELMHRHVEAVKSGDYTCSPSFMCAGCEYLAECKAWKGAAA